In one Bradyrhizobium cosmicum genomic region, the following are encoded:
- a CDS encoding VOC family protein — MYDHIGLRVADLDAATRFYTAVLAPLGHVLCSSGDGYAGFGPKGEPALWLHLNKGRKADGAHIAFRAADHDAVKAFHSEGLKSGGRDNGGAGPRKDYSPTYYAAFLIDPDGNNVEAVCV; from the coding sequence ATGTACGACCATATCGGATTGCGCGTTGCCGACCTCGACGCCGCCACGCGGTTCTACACCGCGGTGCTGGCGCCGCTCGGCCATGTCCTGTGCTCCAGCGGCGACGGCTATGCCGGCTTTGGCCCGAAGGGCGAGCCGGCGCTGTGGCTGCATCTGAACAAGGGGCGCAAGGCCGACGGTGCGCATATCGCGTTTCGCGCCGCGGATCATGACGCGGTCAAGGCGTTTCACAGCGAAGGCCTGAAGAGTGGCGGCCGCGACAATGGCGGCGCCGGCCCGCGCAAGGATTACAGCCCGACCTACTATGCGGCGTTCCTGATCGATCCTGACGGCAACAATGTCGAAGCGGTTTGCGTGTGA
- a CDS encoding SRPBCC family protein codes for MASIHNDVSLDVPADQVWDAVRDFGALPQRLAPGFVTTCTLDGDARIVTFANGSVAREVLVDCDDARQRLVYAIDNERLKHYSASVQVIAEGDKACRLVWIIDMLPNELAAYVQGQTREAVAAIRGAFPPA; via the coding sequence ATGGCCTCCATTCATAACGATGTTTCCCTCGACGTCCCTGCCGACCAAGTCTGGGACGCCGTCCGTGACTTCGGCGCGCTGCCTCAGCGGCTGGCGCCGGGCTTCGTCACGACATGCACGCTCGACGGCGATGCGCGCATCGTCACCTTCGCCAATGGCTCGGTCGCGCGCGAGGTGCTGGTCGATTGCGACGATGCACGGCAACGGCTGGTCTATGCGATCGACAACGAGCGGCTGAAGCACTACAGCGCATCGGTGCAGGTGATCGCCGAGGGCGACAAGGCGTGCCGGCTGGTCTGGATCATCGACATGCTGCCCAACGAGCTTGCGGCTTACGTCCAGGGACAGACCAGGGAAGCCGTCGCCGCGATCCGCGGAGCGTTTCCGCCTGCGT